From Pseudomonas sp. G2-4:
CAAGCGCCTGCTGGGGGAAGCGAAGGCACTGGTGATTGCCACCGACGCCGACCGTGAGGGCGAAATGATCGCCCGGGAGCTGGTGGAACATTGCCGCTATCGCGGGCCAATCCAACGGCTATGGCTGTCGGCCCTGGACGAGGCGTCGATCCGCAAGGCCCTGGCGACCCTCAAGCCGGGCGCCGAAACCTTCAACCTGTATCATTCGGCCTTGGGCCGTTCCCGGGCCGACTGGCTGATCGGCATGAACATGAGTCGCCTGTTCACGCTGCTGGGGCGCCAGTCCGGCTACCAAGGCGTGCTGCCGGTGGGCCGCGTGCAGACACCGACGCTGCGACTGGTGGTGGATCGCGACCGCAGCATCGCCAACTTCGTGCCGGTCGCCTATTGGGCCATCGACGTGCAGCTCAGCCACGATGGCACGGCCTTCACCGCCCAATGGCGCGCCGACCCGGATGCTTGCGACGATCAGGAGCGTTGCCTGAACCAGGCCCTGGCCCGCGATGCCGCCCAGGCCATGGGCAACGCCGCCACTGCCCGGGTGCTGAAAGTGCGTACCGAGCGCCTGCGCGAAGCGGCGCCGCTGCCGTTCGACCTGGGCACCCTTCAAGAAATCTGCTCGAAGAAGCTCGGCCTTGGCGCCCAGGAAACCCTGGACATTGCCCAGTCGCTCTACGAAACCTACAAACTCATCACCTATCCCCGCAGCGATTGCGGTTTCCTGCCCTTGAGCCAGCACAGCGAAGCACCGGCGATCCTGGCCGCCCTCGCCCAGGCCGACCCAAGCCTTGCACCGCTGCGCGAGCACCTGCAGCCACAGCGTAAATCCCGGGCCTGGAACGACGCCAAGGTCAGCGCCCACCACGGCATCATTCCCACCGCCGCCGCGAAGAACCTCGACAAACTCGCCAACAAGCAACGAGCCGTCTATACGCTGATTCGTGCGCGCTACCTGGCGCAGTTCCTGCCCAACCACGAGTACGACCGCACCCAGGCCGACTTTGACTGTGCCGGCCAAGCGTTGCGGGCCGTGGGCAAGCAGATCGTCGAACCCGGCTGGAAACGCGCCCTGCCCGAAGCGCTGGCGCCGGCAAAGGGTCGTGAAGCACCGACGCCGCAAACCCTTCCGGCGCTGGCCGAAGGTCGTGACTGCGCGGTGGACGAGGTGAAGTTCAAGGACCTGTGGACCCAACCGCCCAAGCCATTCACCGAAGGCGACCTGATCAAGGCGATGAAAAACGTCGCCAAACTGGTAGAAGACCCGCTGCTCAAGCAAAAACTCAAGGACACCACCGGCATCGGCACCGAAGCGACCCGGGCCTCGATCATCCAGGGGCTGCTCGACCGCGGTTATCTGGTGAAAAACGGCAAGGCCCTGTCCGCCACTCCGGCGGCCTTCAGCCTGATCGACGCCGTGCCCCGCGCCATCGCCGACCCGGGCACCACCGCCATCTGGGAGCAAGCGCTGGACATGGTGCAAAGCGGTGAAATGAGCCTGGAAGAATTCGTGACCCGGCAAGCCGCGTGGATGAGCAAGCACATCGCTCGCTGCCAGGGCATGAGCCTGACCATCAACGGCCCGGCCAGCCCTGCCGGGCGCGGGGCCACACCGTGGAAGAACAAGCGCAAGCCGGCCAAGCGCAAGACCGGCGGCGCACCGCGCAAGGCCAGCAAGGCCAAGGCCACCTGAGCCGATCAGGTTCCGCCAAACACAAAGCCCGTGGCGAGGGAGCTTGCTCCCGCTGGGCTGCGCAGCAGCCCCTCCTCCACAACCCCTCGCTCACCCTGACCCACCGCACCGCCAGGTTTTAGGGCCGCTTCGCGCCCCAGCGGGAGCAAGCTCCCTCGCCACGGGTCCAGGCCTCAAGCCCCATTCTTCATACCCAAACCATTTTGTCCGACAATATGTAGTGACCAAAAATAATCACTACAAAACCGTTGACGCTTCCGATTTGCCCTTGCATGATGCAGACGTCTCCCCGATCGGGAGTACAGGTAAATTGTTTGAGCAAGCTCGTCTGACCGCCGAGCTGTTTTTTGGATAAGGGACTGCCCACAAGGCAGATTGAAGGTGCTGACCTGGCATGACCGTCCGGTAACAAGGACGAGAAACGCTGGCGATCAATCCTCATGACGCGCGTGGTCGACCCTCGAAAGTTGACATGCCTGACGATTCTTCGCTGTTTCTCTTCGTTGTAGCGCATTTGCGTAGCAGCCCTTCGATAACACTACACAACCGATGCACGACCCCGTCGAAGTTCGACGGACGAACGCTGACGGCCTGGTTTCGGTAGCAGGCAGGCACTTACCGAGAAGCGAAGTTTTTGCGAACCACCAGACAGATCAACCAAATGGTCAAGGGGCTTACACATGAATCTGAATAATCAACCATCTATTGATGAACTGGCTCGCATGTTCGCAGCACATAAGGACACTCTCGACAGCCATATCCTGTGGATCAGCAAGACTGGCCAGGTGCATATGGACTGCCTGTCTCCCTACACCCAGGAAGACGAGTTCGAAAAGAACACTCAGGACCTGTGCGCCCGGCTGAAGATGTACCGTCGCGGCCAGGGCTACGTCGGCAAGAAGGCCGCCGCGGACAAGGACTTCATGGGACGCGTCCTGCAAACGCTGACCCAGGCCTGGGAGTCGATACAGAACACTTCGCAAGTGCGGGTCATTGACCGCCTCTGCTGATTGCACTTGAGTAAAAAAGGGCCCGTTCCTCAACCAGGAACGGGCCCTTTTTCATGGTGCCTAGAACACCGACCAGCCGATCCGCTGGCTGAGCAACTCCAGCGCCGCCATGCCCGCCAGCGAGTTACCGGCGACATTGAGCTCAGGCGACCAGACACACACCGTGAAGCGTCCCGGCACTACCGCAACAATTCCGCCCCCCACCCCGCTCTTGCCCGGCAGGCCCACGCGATAGGCGAAATTACCGGCTTCGTCATACAGCCCGCTGGTGGCCATGATGGAATTGACCTGCTGAGTCTGCCGCGCACTGAGGATCTGCTCGCCACTGTGTTTGCAGAACCCGTCGTTGGCCAGGAAGCAAAACGCCCGGGCCAGGTCGATGCAGCTCATCCGCAGGGCGCAGTGGCTGAAATAACTGCGCAGCACCGCCTCCACGTCGTTATGGAAGTTGCCGAAGGACTGCATCAAGTAGGCCATCGCGGCGTTGCGTGCGCGATGCTGGTATTCCGACTCAGCGACCTTGCCGTCCACCATCACTTGCGGGTTGCCTGACAGGCGCCGCACGAAATCGCGCATCGACAACGCGGGGGCGGCGAAACGCGACTGATTGATATCGCAAATCACCAAGGCGCCGGCGTTGATGAACGGGTTGCGCGGCCGACCGCGCTCGAATTCCAGCTGCACCAGGGAGTTGAAAGGCTGGCCGGATGGCTCATGGCCCAGACGTTCCCAGATCGCTTCGCCGGAATGCCCGATGGCCTGCACCAGGCTGAACACCTTGGAAATACTCTGCACAGAAAACACCGTATCGGCGTCGCCGGCGCAATACATCTCGCCGTCGTTGCCGTACACGGCAATGCCCAGCTGGTTAGGCACCACGGTGCCCAGGGCCGGAATGTAGTCGGCCACCTTGCCCTGACCGATCAGGGGGCGAACCGCATCGAGGATCTCGTTCAACAGTGCTTGCATATGCGCAGGGTCCAGTCATTCCCCGTTCGAGTGCGGGGATACAGACGCTAGACGCTGATGGGCGGTGTCAGAGCACACTGGATTGCCCGTAAAATCCGTGGCGAGGGAGCTTGCTCCCGCTGGGGCGCGAAGCGGCCCCTGATCCAACCCTGGGGAGATCAGTTGCGGCAAACCCTTGATGGGGCTGTTTCACAGCCCAGCGGGAGCAAGCTCCCTCGCCACAGGAGCCTTGCACGACACAATAGATGCAAGGGTTTTCACCGGCGCTTGTCACGAAATCGAGCAGTCTATAGTTGAGGGGATCAAACGGCAGGAGGTACACCATGCGTCAGATCATGCAGAAAGAACCCTGGTGGGCCTCGCCGCCCAGGCCCGGACAGGATGAAAGTGAGCTGGAATGGGGCTGGCTGGTGATCTACAGCGAAGGTGAACCACGCTTCGAATTCGTAAAAGAGCGCCCCACGGACGAACAGATCCGCCACCGCAAGGGTTGCCGCGTCACCCTCGGGCCCGAATGAGCCCGCCCCGTCACGGCTTGATGTCCGGCAACACCAGCGCTCGATTGGCCAGATCCGCCTCCACCAGGTTGCCTTCTATTTCCTCGCCCAGGTAGTACACCGGCGCCATCACCCCGCTAAGGGGATGCTTGAGCGAGGTGAACCAGGCCTCGTCGAACGCGGCGCTCAGGCTTTTGCGGATCTGCGTTTCCATTTCCGGCCGCTCGCCCTCGTGGATAATGGCGCGAATACCCGCCACGCCCACCGAGATCAATGCCCCCGCCGCCTTCCCCGCCACGGCCGCCGCCGCACCGGCCGCCCCTCGCGTGGCGAACTGCGCTTCAATCTTTTCACTGGTGCGTTGTGCCACCGTGGCGATCACTGCGTCCGATGGTCCCGAACCGGTGGCGGCGGCCTTGTTGACGTGGTCGATCAACGCGGCGTAGGCCGGCAGGGTGTTCAGCGGTTCGGTATGGACCATCTCATACAACGAAGCGTTACGCGCCGCGGGTGGGCCCAGGGTGACAGCAGGAATCGCGTGCAAGCGCCGGCTCATCAGTTCGGTGGGGATGTGCTGCCGCTGGCCGATCAGCTGGACCTGCTGATTGAGCAATCGCAGGTAATAACTCGTCGCATTCGCCCTGATCGCCTCGGGATCGATCTCCACCGCCACCGGCTCCAACACCTGCTCGCGATACTGCTCTTGCAGATAAACCGCCAGGCGCCTGGCCGAGGAACCCTCTTCACCCTTGGCACTGGCGGAATACCAACTGACCTTCATCGCCAGCCACTCCTGGGTCCAGTAGCTGCTGAACCAGGGAATGAACTCGGCCTCGGTACGTTCATACACCAACAACCGCCAATGCTCCATCGACCCACGAGCGTAGAGTCCGGCCTGTTCGATGGCACTTTTCGACGCGGCGATGATTTGTCGATCTACCTGCCGCCAAGTGTCCTGGGAAATTGCCACCGTGGCGCCCTGTTGCCCGCGCTGAGGCGTGGCGCACCCCACCAAAACGATCAACACGGCCAGCATCAGCGAACGCAGCACGATCGCGCCACCCCGGATTCATGTCACCCACGGGGTTGAGTATAGGTGGCGAGGAACAGGGGCTTGGCAAAAACACATAAAACCCATGCGAGAGCGCTTGCTCGCGCTCGGTTGCGCAGCCCCGATGAACTGACGAGCGCTTCGCGCCCGAGCAGCTCTTCAACCGAGCGCAGTATCGAGAAACATCATCACCGCAAACCCCATCATCAGGCCCAGGGTAGCGGGCGTCTCATGGCCGTTGCGGTGGGTCTCGGGAATCACTTCGTGGGACACCACGAAGATCATCGCCCCCGCCGCCAGCCCGAGGCTGATGGGGTACGCGACCGCCACGCCCGAGGACATGCCCAGGCCGATCACCGAGCCCAGCGGTTCCATCAGACCCGAGCCCACCGCAATCAGCGCGGCACGCAGGGTGCTGATGCCGGTAACGCGCAGCGCCATGGCAATGGCCAGGCCCTCGGGGATGTCCTGGATGGCAATGGCGGTGGTCAGGGGCAGGCCGACCTTGAAATCGCCGTCGGCAAAACTGACACCAATGGCCATGCCTTCCGGTAAATTGTGCAAGGTGATGGCGAGGACGAACAGCCAGACACGATTGATGCGTTCGGCCTGCGGGCCGCGCCGACCACTCAACTCGTGTTCGTGGGGAACGAAACGGTCAAGGCCGATCATCAAGGCGACGCCCAGCCCCAAGCCGACTACGACGACAAACGCGGCAAGCAGCTGATTGCCACAAATGACCTGCGCAGCCTCGATCCCCGGCAAGATCAGTGAGAATGAACTCGCGGCGAGCATCATGCCCGCGGCGAAACCCAGCATGATGTCCTGGGTACGGGACGAGATATCGCGCAGCACCACCGCCATCATGGCGCCCAACGCAGTGGCGACGAAGCCGGACGTGCCGCCCAGTACCGCATACCCCAGGTTTTGCCGGTCAGCCCCCACCAGAGCGTTGTAGCCGCTGTAGAGCAACAACGCGGTAATGACTGCCAACCCCAGCCAGAAGCTCACCCCCAGCAGCAGGTTGTTCTGCACAGGACCCAGCCAGTTACGCCAGGGCGATCGGATCCGGGAAGTGGGCTGGTCCATCGAATGTCCTTACTGGTCTGCAACCATGGCAAGCCTGATCGCAGCGAGATCGATCAGGCGGAAAAGGTCAGGCGAGGGAGTCGCCTCCCTCGCCGTTTTTTTACAGTTTGTCACCTTGCATCCCCGAACCCAAGTCGGCGCCCGTGGTGGGGTCGCTTTCGGGGTTGGACATCGTCCGCGCCTTCATGTCCATTAACAGTGCTTCGTCCTTTTTACTCAACTGTACGCTGGCCAAGCCATCGCCCCCGTCCACGGCTGGCGTTGGATTCTCGACGAACTCCCAATCATCGCCCTGGTTCCACGGCCCACGCACCGTAGGTTCGCCCTGGGACATGTTGAAGTACACATTGGTAAACTCCGGCATGCCCGGCAATTTGCCTTGGGGGAAATTGGGCTGGATGGAATGCAGGGCTTTTTCAAACGACATCTGGTGAGCGATTTCACGCGTCATCAAAAAACCCAGCGCTTCTTTTACGCCAGGGTCATCCGTGAGGTTCATCAGCCGTTCATAGATGATTTTCGCCCGGGCCTCGGCGGCGATGTTGGAGCGCATGTCCGCCGTTGGTTCACCGATAGTGTCCACATAGGCGGCGGTCCAAGGCACACCGGCGGAGTTGGTCAGCGGCGAGCCGGCGCCATACAAGAGGCTCGTGATGTGGGAGTCATTACCGGCACCGTTAATGTCTCGGTACAGTTGACCTTCCTTCTCCACGCCCTCAGCCATCTGACCCTTGGCGCCCTTGTTCAGCATCACAATGATCGAACCGATCACCTCCAGATGACTGAGCTCTTCGGTGGCGATATCCATCAGCAAATCCTTGCGACCCGGATCATCCTCGGACAGCGCCTGGGTGAAATAACGTGATGCCGCAGCCAACTCTCCTTGGGCGCCACCGAACTGTTCGAGCAGCAGGTTGGCCAACCCTGGATTAGGTTCAGCGACACGCACGGTGTATTGCAGTCTTTTGTT
This genomic window contains:
- a CDS encoding DNA topoisomerase III — protein: MQLYLCEKPSQAKDIAAVLGATRRGDGCWLGANVTVTWCIGHLLETAPPDAYDARYKRWVLADLPIVPAQWKMTVKPKTASQYKAVKRLLGEAKALVIATDADREGEMIARELVEHCRYRGPIQRLWLSALDEASIRKALATLKPGAETFNLYHSALGRSRADWLIGMNMSRLFTLLGRQSGYQGVLPVGRVQTPTLRLVVDRDRSIANFVPVAYWAIDVQLSHDGTAFTAQWRADPDACDDQERCLNQALARDAAQAMGNAATARVLKVRTERLREAAPLPFDLGTLQEICSKKLGLGAQETLDIAQSLYETYKLITYPRSDCGFLPLSQHSEAPAILAALAQADPSLAPLREHLQPQRKSRAWNDAKVSAHHGIIPTAAAKNLDKLANKQRAVYTLIRARYLAQFLPNHEYDRTQADFDCAGQALRAVGKQIVEPGWKRALPEALAPAKGREAPTPQTLPALAEGRDCAVDEVKFKDLWTQPPKPFTEGDLIKAMKNVAKLVEDPLLKQKLKDTTGIGTEATRASIIQGLLDRGYLVKNGKALSATPAAFSLIDAVPRAIADPGTTAIWEQALDMVQSGEMSLEEFVTRQAAWMSKHIARCQGMSLTINGPASPAGRGATPWKNKRKPAKRKTGGAPRKASKAKAT
- the glsB gene encoding glutaminase B, producing MQALLNEILDAVRPLIGQGKVADYIPALGTVVPNQLGIAVYGNDGEMYCAGDADTVFSVQSISKVFSLVQAIGHSGEAIWERLGHEPSGQPFNSLVQLEFERGRPRNPFINAGALVICDINQSRFAAPALSMRDFVRRLSGNPQVMVDGKVAESEYQHRARNAAMAYLMQSFGNFHNDVEAVLRSYFSHCALRMSCIDLARAFCFLANDGFCKHSGEQILSARQTQQVNSIMATSGLYDEAGNFAYRVGLPGKSGVGGGIVAVVPGRFTVCVWSPELNVAGNSLAGMAALELLSQRIGWSVF
- a CDS encoding ZIP family metal transporter, whose protein sequence is MDQPTSRIRSPWRNWLGPVQNNLLLGVSFWLGLAVITALLLYSGYNALVGADRQNLGYAVLGGTSGFVATALGAMMAVVLRDISSRTQDIMLGFAAGMMLAASSFSLILPGIEAAQVICGNQLLAAFVVVVGLGLGVALMIGLDRFVPHEHELSGRRGPQAERINRVWLFVLAITLHNLPEGMAIGVSFADGDFKVGLPLTTAIAIQDIPEGLAIAMALRVTGISTLRAALIAVGSGLMEPLGSVIGLGMSSGVAVAYPISLGLAAGAMIFVVSHEVIPETHRNGHETPATLGLMMGFAVMMFLDTALG
- a CDS encoding manganese catalase family protein, producing MFLHNKRLQYTVRVAEPNPGLANLLLEQFGGAQGELAAASRYFTQALSEDDPGRKDLLMDIATEELSHLEVIGSIIVMLNKGAKGQMAEGVEKEGQLYRDINGAGNDSHITSLLYGAGSPLTNSAGVPWTAAYVDTIGEPTADMRSNIAAEARAKIIYERLMNLTDDPGVKEALGFLMTREIAHQMSFEKALHSIQPNFPQGKLPGMPEFTNVYFNMSQGEPTVRGPWNQGDDWEFVENPTPAVDGGDGLASVQLSKKDEALLMDMKARTMSNPESDPTTGADLGSGMQGDKL